One Oryzias melastigma strain HK-1 unplaced genomic scaffold, ASM292280v2 sc06612, whole genome shotgun sequence genomic window, TCTAGTGAATCAGTACATCAGAGTATCATGATTTCCCAGAGACAGTCTGGAACTAAAGCAACACTGTAGTGTTGCAATGCTTTCAAGGCAAAATCACAGAATATTAAAGTGCAAAGTGGTGATTAACAACGCGATAAGAGCTGGATGAAACTATCAAATGACAGCTCTCAAGTCACGCTATGAACTCCTTGTAGCTGCTGTCTTCTGCGTTGCAGACAACAAGGTGGACTGGATCACGCTGAGCCTCACAGTTTGGATTTGGGAGTCTTTTCCAGGAGTATCTTCATATCCAGTAGAGCGTCCTGCACTGCCTCAGCCAGACGCCCCGCGTTTGTTTCCTTACAGCTGTTAAATGATGACACAGCAAAATTGATGTGGTCCTCCATAGGGTTGTAGCATACACCATACCCATTGGGTACAACCGGACCAAAACACATGACGCAGTCGGT contains:
- the LOC112139193 gene encoding carnitine O-acetyltransferase; this translates as MQAAEEDLSVPAIFTDPAYAKALHYQLSTSQVPSKTDCVMCFGPVVPNGYGVCYNPMEDHINFAVSSFNSCKETNAGRLAEAVQDALLDMKILLEKTPKSKL